The proteins below are encoded in one region of Paeniglutamicibacter cryotolerans:
- a CDS encoding VOC family protein, with the protein MRDIVNCLWFDGQGRQAAIFYTGIFPESGLLGDVSLEAPAALEREPAIVEFVLKGRRFIALNGGPQYSFSEAASFQVLCEDQSEVDHYWSGLTDGGEEGQCGWLKDRFGVSWQVVPVRLGELLSDSDPEVVNRVVEAFMAMRKLDIAVIEAAAAG; encoded by the coding sequence ATGCGGGACATCGTCAACTGCTTGTGGTTCGACGGGCAGGGCCGCCAGGCCGCCATCTTCTATACGGGGATCTTCCCCGAATCCGGGCTGCTGGGTGACGTCTCGCTCGAGGCCCCGGCGGCCTTGGAGCGAGAGCCTGCCATCGTCGAATTCGTGCTCAAGGGACGCAGGTTCATCGCGCTGAATGGCGGCCCCCAGTACTCGTTCAGCGAGGCCGCCTCGTTCCAGGTCTTGTGCGAGGACCAGTCGGAGGTCGACCACTATTGGTCTGGGCTGACCGATGGCGGAGAAGAGGGCCAGTGCGGCTGGCTCAAGGACCGCTTCGGGGTTTCTTGGCAGGTGGTCCCGGTCCGGCTCGGCGAATTGCTCTCCGATTCCGATCCCGAGGTGGTCAACCGGGTCGTGGAGGCATTCATGGCGATGCGGAAACTGGACATTGCGGTGATCGAGGCGGCGGCGGCGGGGTAG
- a CDS encoding YccF domain-containing protein, translating to MSTLLNVIWLVFGGIWLALGYLLAGIVCCLLIVTIPFGIASFRIALYALWPFGRTIVDRHDKVGALSTIGNVIWILVAGIWIAIGHALTAIPMFLSIVGIPLGIANLKMIPVSLAPLGKVIVPVSSGYPKRF from the coding sequence GTGTCGACACTCCTCAATGTCATTTGGTTGGTTTTTGGCGGTATCTGGTTGGCGCTGGGATATCTACTGGCGGGCATCGTCTGTTGCCTGCTGATTGTGACGATCCCGTTCGGCATCGCTTCCTTCAGGATCGCGCTTTACGCCCTATGGCCCTTCGGGCGCACCATCGTGGACCGTCATGACAAAGTAGGAGCTTTATCTACTATCGGGAATGTCATCTGGATTCTGGTTGCTGGGATCTGGATTGCCATCGGACATGCATTGACTGCCATTCCCATGTTCCTGAGCATTGTCGGCATCCCCCTGGGTATCGCAAACCTCAAGATGATTCCCGTTTCGCTGGCCCCGCTGGGCAAGGTCATCGTACCGGTCTCCTCCGGATACCCGAAACGCTTCTGA
- a CDS encoding polysaccharide deacetylase family protein, translating into MRLSSGRLFPVLLVSALGLTLLAGCAQVPATAQLPDPAVTAPASIADQVLTTEGLPVSLVPGLETVIRSKEDQHLFFSWFSLPGESALGATQEALVGKIVDPFIAAEAPVPAGAAPELNVRPALTAVSERMLGTRISSYVFTGSSGGTSYHTQWFDLEQGTALESRGLFTGPAEWATFKSLVSELLAQNPWALADGLDTLDDVLLDSLNFDSAGNMLVEFDESSVAPAPAGTIVIKVPSGTVLPMLSEDGLAARSAGMNPVGIPSPTSHLPELPPGSAPGTPPVEARSVQKANCTKVKCVALTFDDGPGPKTTKVLDALKAADARATFFVVGPNAVARPRVLKRMAAEGHEIGNHTWNHRLLTSLDEKAIQNELDSTDTAISKAVGRGPTVTRPPYGAKNPTTNRLTRTPVVLWNVDTLDWKHRSTSKTVASALNDTRPGSIVLMHDIHPSTVAAVPAILAGLKKKGYHFVTVSELLESNHPKAGVAYSNGPAPKQKKPTKNKG; encoded by the coding sequence ATGCGATTGTCCTCTGGTCGGCTTTTCCCTGTCCTTTTAGTTTCCGCCCTCGGCCTCACCCTGCTTGCGGGATGCGCCCAGGTCCCCGCCACAGCACAGTTGCCCGACCCGGCAGTCACCGCCCCCGCCTCCATCGCAGACCAGGTCCTTACCACCGAGGGGCTCCCGGTATCTCTGGTTCCTGGACTGGAAACGGTGATCCGCTCCAAGGAAGACCAGCACTTGTTCTTCAGCTGGTTTTCGCTTCCCGGCGAATCAGCCCTGGGCGCGACCCAGGAGGCCTTGGTTGGCAAGATCGTCGATCCGTTCATTGCCGCGGAGGCGCCGGTTCCCGCAGGTGCCGCACCAGAGCTGAACGTGCGGCCGGCACTCACTGCAGTTTCGGAAAGGATGCTGGGAACCCGCATCAGTTCCTACGTGTTCACGGGATCCTCCGGTGGTACCAGCTACCACACGCAATGGTTCGATCTGGAGCAGGGCACGGCACTGGAAAGCCGCGGCTTGTTCACGGGGCCCGCCGAATGGGCGACCTTCAAGTCGCTGGTCAGCGAGTTGCTGGCGCAGAACCCGTGGGCGTTGGCCGACGGCTTGGACACGCTGGACGATGTCCTGCTGGACTCGCTGAACTTCGATTCCGCAGGCAACATGCTGGTCGAATTCGACGAATCAAGCGTCGCCCCCGCCCCCGCGGGAACCATAGTCATCAAGGTGCCTTCCGGCACTGTGCTGCCGATGCTCTCGGAGGACGGCCTGGCCGCCCGCTCCGCCGGCATGAACCCGGTGGGGATCCCCTCCCCGACCTCGCACCTCCCCGAATTGCCCCCGGGCTCGGCACCTGGAACTCCGCCGGTCGAAGCCCGCTCCGTCCAGAAGGCCAACTGCACCAAGGTCAAGTGCGTCGCGCTGACCTTCGACGACGGTCCGGGCCCCAAGACAACCAAGGTGCTTGATGCGCTGAAGGCAGCCGATGCGCGGGCGACGTTCTTCGTCGTCGGCCCCAACGCGGTCGCCCGCCCCCGGGTGCTCAAGCGCATGGCGGCCGAGGGCCACGAGATCGGCAACCACACGTGGAACCACCGGCTGCTGACGTCGCTGGACGAAAAAGCGATCCAGAACGAACTGGACAGCACCGACACCGCCATTTCCAAGGCCGTCGGACGGGGTCCCACCGTCACCCGGCCGCCCTACGGGGCGAAGAACCCCACCACCAACCGACTGACCCGCACCCCGGTCGTGTTGTGGAACGTGGACACCCTTGACTGGAAGCACCGCAGCACCTCCAAGACGGTGGCCTCCGCGCTCAATGACACCCGGCCCGGATCCATCGTGCTGATGCACGACATCCACCCCAGCACCGTGGCAGCCGTCCCGGCGATCTTGGCCGGACTCAAGAAAAAGGGATACCATTTCGTCACGGTTTCGGAGCTGCTGGAATCAAATCACCCCAAGGCCGGGGTCGCCTATAGCAACGGCCCAGCGCCGAAACAGAAGAAACCAACGAAAAACAAGGGCTAA
- the trmB gene encoding tRNA (guanosine(46)-N7)-methyltransferase TrmB encodes MSNPEEHKAPVSGRAAEDLSFYREEPVSFVRRGTRLHGRRAEAWDRLADELIIDVPRDRADTSVAEHATFDIEQIYGRNAPLIVEIGSGLGEAMAHAAAEHPEKNFLAVEVYRPGLAALIARAEERGLGNVRAVQANAPEVLDVMLEPGSVNELWIFFSDPWHKTRHHKRRLIKPSFIDKAARVLAPGGTLRLATDWSNYAEQMREVLDASTDFDSLHAGERSGEDSALTRVRRFGLEGHDPEPEFTDELGGWAPRFEGRTLTNFEGKAGKAGRLIFDLAYRRR; translated from the coding sequence ATGAGCAATCCTGAAGAGCACAAGGCCCCGGTCAGCGGGCGGGCCGCCGAAGACCTATCGTTCTACCGCGAGGAACCGGTTTCCTTCGTCAGGCGCGGAACCCGGCTGCACGGCCGCAGGGCCGAGGCCTGGGACCGGCTGGCCGACGAACTGATCATCGACGTCCCACGCGATCGTGCCGATACGTCGGTGGCCGAGCACGCCACCTTCGACATCGAGCAAATCTACGGCCGCAACGCACCGCTGATCGTCGAGATCGGCTCGGGGCTGGGCGAGGCGATGGCACACGCCGCCGCCGAGCACCCCGAAAAGAACTTCCTGGCCGTCGAGGTCTACCGCCCGGGACTGGCGGCACTGATCGCTCGCGCCGAGGAGCGTGGATTAGGCAACGTCCGCGCCGTACAGGCCAACGCCCCAGAGGTGCTGGACGTCATGTTGGAACCCGGTTCGGTCAACGAGCTATGGATCTTCTTCTCCGATCCGTGGCACAAGACCCGCCACCACAAACGGCGCCTGATCAAGCCCTCGTTCATCGATAAGGCGGCACGCGTGCTGGCCCCCGGCGGAACGCTCCGGCTGGCTACCGACTGGTCCAACTACGCCGAGCAGATGCGCGAGGTGCTCGACGCCTCGACGGACTTCGATTCGTTGCACGCCGGCGAACGCTCCGGCGAGGACAGCGCCCTGACCCGCGTCCGCCGTTTCGGGCTGGAGGGTCACGATCCGGAGCCGGAGTTCACCGACGAGCTCGGAGGTTGGGCCCCTCGCTTCGAGGGCCGCACCTTGACCAACTTCGAAGGCAAGGCCGGCAAGGCAGGACGGCTGATTTTCGACCTGGCCTACCGCCGCCGCTAG
- a CDS encoding alpha/beta hydrolase — MRFPASYAELTLHATAQFERDKVRRAHLAPSARSALDGMAHALRGDSMNSAIPPRRLLYLDLDASEPLAAVAVGDPDTATHVTFQVSGSGIRASKALWGSVREAGGLYLAQQAVGIEGPCVISWLGYRAPGLVPALSNAAARQGAMRLAEDLAMFNRLRPCRAHLAIEAHSYGATVAALALEHLHGVVVVDVLATTGSAGSPRSLPPRIPQFDAVAPRDLTSFWGRLLSGRRLAGRRFAIGARPGLGLLAVSGHNTSQYLPDSRNPRHGYRDGDTLCLRNLALIASGLQPLA; from the coding sequence ATGCGCTTCCCGGCGTCCTACGCCGAACTGACGCTGCATGCGACCGCGCAGTTCGAGCGGGACAAGGTGCGCCGCGCGCACCTGGCGCCGTCGGCGCGTTCGGCGCTCGATGGCATGGCCCATGCGCTGCGCGGGGATTCGATGAACTCCGCCATCCCTCCGCGGCGGCTGTTGTACCTGGACCTGGACGCATCCGAACCGCTGGCGGCCGTGGCGGTGGGCGATCCGGATACGGCAACTCACGTGACCTTCCAGGTGTCCGGGTCCGGGATCCGTGCCTCCAAGGCGCTCTGGGGCAGCGTGCGTGAGGCCGGAGGCCTCTACCTGGCCCAGCAGGCAGTGGGTATTGAAGGACCATGCGTCATCAGCTGGCTCGGGTACCGGGCGCCGGGCCTGGTCCCCGCGCTATCCAACGCGGCGGCCCGACAGGGCGCCATGCGGCTCGCGGAGGACCTGGCCATGTTCAACAGGCTGCGTCCGTGCCGCGCCCATCTGGCCATCGAAGCCCACTCCTACGGGGCCACGGTTGCCGCCCTGGCGCTGGAGCACTTGCACGGTGTGGTGGTGGTCGACGTGCTGGCCACCACCGGCTCGGCGGGCAGCCCGCGTTCCCTGCCGCCTCGGATACCGCAATTCGACGCCGTCGCACCACGGGACCTGACTTCGTTCTGGGGCCGGCTGCTTTCGGGGCGCAGGCTCGCCGGGAGGAGGTTCGCCATCGGAGCTCGGCCCGGGCTCGGCCTGCTGGCCGTCTCCGGGCACAACACCTCCCAATATCTGCCCGATAGCAGGAATCCCCGCCACGGGTACCGTGACGGGGACACTCTCTGCCTGCGCAATCTGGCACTGATCGCCAGCGGATTGCAGCCTCTGGCCTAG
- a CDS encoding heat shock protein transcriptional repressor HspR, producing the protein MDNDRFIPVFVISVAAQLADMHPQTLRQYDRMGLVMPSRQGGKQRRYSLHDVDLLREIQLLSKEGVSLEGIKRIMALEHQVAALRSHVRELNEELSDARAYRQALEAGRVFAAGAAGDVVSLARGQRPRGRSQAIVVWSPQR; encoded by the coding sequence ATGGACAACGATCGCTTCATCCCGGTCTTCGTGATTTCCGTGGCCGCGCAGCTGGCCGACATGCACCCGCAGACGCTGCGCCAATACGATCGAATGGGTCTCGTCATGCCCTCCCGGCAGGGCGGCAAGCAGCGACGGTACAGCCTGCACGACGTTGATCTGCTGCGTGAGATCCAGCTCCTGTCCAAGGAGGGAGTCTCCCTCGAGGGCATTAAGCGGATCATGGCCCTCGAACATCAGGTCGCCGCGTTGCGTTCCCACGTCAGGGAGCTGAACGAGGAGCTCTCCGACGCGCGGGCCTATCGGCAGGCGCTGGAGGCCGGACGCGTCTTCGCTGCCGGCGCGGCGGGAGACGTGGTCTCCCTGGCCCGCGGACAGCGGCCCCGCGGGCGCAGCCAGGCCATCGTGGTCTGGTCCCCGCAGCGGTAG
- a CDS encoding DnaJ C-terminal domain-containing protein, giving the protein MASQDWVEKDFYAILGVSKDASDADIKKAYRKMARKYHPDTNDGDPAAEKRFKDITEAHSVLSDPEERQQYDGIRAMGSGARFSAGGQGHPGAGGGFEDVFSNLFGGGGGQRRGGGGFSGGGLPPEFADMFGGGGGFQQAPRKGADRNATTTISFAGSIKGTTIGLREPSGEVIDVRIPPGIKDGQSVRVRGKGSAGSAGNGDLIVKVSVKPHSFFAREGNDIRIHVPVTFAEAALGGQIEVPTLTGDTVKVKVPAGSASGRTLRLKGRGVKSAKGDGDLLVVLDVVVPQNLSAEAEAAVKAFAEATADANPRAQLKAKAAL; this is encoded by the coding sequence ATGGCCAGTCAGGATTGGGTCGAGAAGGACTTTTACGCGATTCTCGGCGTCTCGAAGGACGCCAGCGACGCAGACATCAAGAAGGCGTACCGCAAGATGGCGCGCAAGTACCACCCGGACACCAACGACGGTGATCCGGCGGCGGAGAAGCGGTTCAAGGACATCACCGAGGCGCACTCGGTGCTCTCGGACCCCGAGGAACGCCAGCAGTACGACGGGATCCGTGCCATGGGCTCGGGCGCCCGCTTCAGCGCCGGTGGCCAGGGACACCCCGGGGCCGGCGGCGGCTTCGAGGACGTCTTCAGCAACCTCTTTGGCGGTGGCGGTGGACAGCGCCGCGGTGGCGGAGGGTTCAGCGGTGGCGGGCTACCTCCGGAATTCGCCGATATGTTCGGTGGCGGTGGTGGCTTCCAGCAGGCCCCGCGCAAGGGTGCCGACCGCAACGCGACCACGACCATCTCCTTTGCCGGTTCCATCAAGGGAACCACGATCGGCCTGCGCGAACCCAGCGGCGAGGTCATCGACGTGAGGATCCCGCCCGGCATCAAGGACGGCCAGTCCGTCCGCGTGCGCGGCAAGGGCTCGGCAGGGTCGGCGGGCAACGGCGATTTGATCGTCAAGGTCTCGGTCAAGCCGCATTCCTTCTTCGCCCGCGAGGGAAACGACATCAGGATCCATGTCCCGGTGACTTTCGCCGAGGCAGCCCTCGGCGGCCAGATCGAGGTCCCCACGCTCACCGGCGATACGGTAAAAGTGAAGGTTCCCGCCGGTTCGGCATCGGGACGGACCCTGCGTCTGAAGGGCCGCGGGGTCAAGAGCGCCAAGGGCGATGGCGACCTGCTGGTCGTGCTCGACGTCGTCGTCCCGCAAAACCTCTCGGCCGAGGCCGAGGCCGCGGTAAAGGCGTTTGCCGAGGCCACCGCCGACGCGAATCCACGGGCGCAGCTCAAGGCCAAGGCAGCGCTTTAG
- a CDS encoding nucleotide exchange factor GrpE, giving the protein MADNGNEEEQNHEEVTPVDEAHDSGDALSQAEAILNEAATVEDSADAEANAREAELREDLQRLQAEYVNYRKRVERDREAVRELAVQSVLNNMLTVLDDIDAARAHGDLTDGPFASIANKLDAVLEGLGLERIAEAGVVFDPTIHEALMQQPNPEIPADHVSMVLRTGFKKGERVMRAAQVIVSTGE; this is encoded by the coding sequence ATGGCTGACAACGGTAATGAAGAAGAGCAGAACCACGAGGAAGTGACCCCGGTGGACGAGGCGCACGATTCGGGGGACGCGCTCTCGCAGGCCGAGGCCATCCTCAACGAGGCCGCAACGGTGGAGGATTCCGCCGACGCGGAGGCCAATGCCCGTGAGGCGGAGCTCCGTGAGGACCTGCAGCGCTTGCAGGCCGAGTACGTGAACTACCGCAAGCGCGTCGAGCGTGACCGGGAGGCAGTCCGCGAACTTGCCGTCCAGTCGGTGCTGAATAACATGCTGACGGTGCTCGACGACATCGACGCGGCACGTGCCCACGGTGATTTGACCGATGGCCCGTTCGCTTCGATCGCGAACAAGCTCGACGCTGTGCTCGAGGGCCTTGGCCTGGAGCGCATTGCCGAGGCCGGCGTCGTCTTCGACCCGACCATCCACGAGGCACTGATGCAGCAGCCGAACCCGGAGATCCCCGCGGATCACGTATCCATGGTTCTCCGCACCGGCTTCAAGAAGGGCGAGCGCGTCATGCGTGCCGCCCAGGTGATCGTCTCCACCGGAGAATAA